A genomic region of Thermoplasmata archaeon contains the following coding sequences:
- the gcvT gene encoding glycine cleavage system aminomethyltransferase GcvT — MNRTPLYEEHIALNARMVDFNGWEMPLHYDPGILEEHLATRRAAGLFDVSHMGRFLITGRDALAFLQYTLTNNAAALEPERAQYTLIPNENGGAVDDAYLYRLTKDEYLLVVNAANTKKDWDWLQKYILRFPDVRMEDKTAEIAMLAFQGPESRSVLEAMLDQGSQLPDPARNCLRKARIGGVEVYISRTGYTGEPLCFELFIPREAAREIWRRILELGRGKGILPVGLGARDTLRLEAGLPLYGHELGTDPEGKEIPIFALTQGRMAVSFSREKGDFVGKRALAEQLEELKQREAGTLRKPKEKQLVPRRIYPIAVMGQGICRRGDEVRVGNIKVGYVTSGTMTAYCKFEGKGVMSRITCEVEKRALGLALLDADIRDGQVIHIRTKTRVIDARVVKRNLGAEAPPHSRPILFEEVERKKVSEERELFSVRARELVQRAAENTRWRRTQCINLIPSEQTPSALVRALTIMDPEGRYAEHRLVKALGNVEVYYYQGTKFITWVEEAFLEEMRKFLSCSEVEARVISGQMANAAVFSGIVDWLNRVDRKSEPKRIRKVMNHHIGRGGHLSSQPMGALRDYVAHDPMSDRHAVVNFPVQKENPYKIDLEETARLMEEHRPQLIILGKSMVLHPEPVVKMRRLADRLPERPLLMYDMAHVLGLVGPYFQMPFQEGADIVTGSTHKTFFGTQRGIISSNMSPGTQYEELWEAIQRRVFPGSVSNHHLGTLLGNLMAAYELNTYGREYQKQILDNSKAFARALHDHGVQVEGDPSVGYTETHQVLIRVGYARGVEIAHKLEKSNIIANYQALPDDEGFTSASGIRMGVQEMTRFGMREADFEELASLVADVVLRGTDVGEKARALRGKFLEMKFCLPESEAAPLLEELMAEFR; from the coding sequence ATGAATCGCACGCCTCTCTATGAAGAGCATATCGCCCTTAATGCCAGGATGGTTGACTTCAACGGCTGGGAGATGCCGTTGCACTATGATCCTGGAATTCTGGAGGAGCATCTGGCGACGAGAAGGGCTGCTGGTCTGTTCGACGTCTCTCACATGGGCCGCTTCCTCATCACAGGGAGGGACGCCCTCGCCTTTCTCCAGTATACCCTGACCAACAACGCCGCCGCGCTTGAGCCCGAAAGGGCGCAGTACACTCTAATTCCTAATGAAAACGGCGGCGCCGTGGACGACGCGTACCTCTACAGACTCACGAAAGATGAATATCTCTTGGTCGTCAACGCCGCCAACACGAAGAAGGACTGGGACTGGCTGCAGAAGTACATCCTCCGCTTCCCGGATGTGAGGATGGAGGACAAGACGGCCGAGATCGCCATGCTGGCTTTTCAGGGCCCCGAGTCGAGGAGTGTGCTTGAAGCAATGCTTGACCAGGGCAGCCAGCTTCCGGACCCAGCCCGAAACTGTTTGAGAAAAGCAAGAATCGGGGGCGTGGAGGTCTATATCTCCAGAACGGGCTACACGGGAGAGCCGCTCTGCTTTGAGCTCTTTATTCCGAGAGAGGCAGCCCGGGAGATATGGAGGAGAATTCTGGAGCTCGGGAGGGGGAAGGGCATCTTGCCCGTGGGTCTAGGCGCCCGCGACACCTTGAGGCTCGAGGCTGGGCTACCTCTCTACGGCCACGAGCTCGGCACCGACCCCGAGGGAAAGGAGATACCGATTTTCGCCCTGACCCAGGGGAGAATGGCTGTGTCTTTTTCTCGCGAGAAAGGCGACTTCGTTGGAAAGCGTGCGCTCGCGGAGCAACTCGAGGAGCTCAAGCAGAGGGAGGCCGGGACGTTGCGAAAGCCGAAAGAGAAGCAGCTCGTGCCCCGGCGCATATACCCCATCGCGGTCATGGGCCAGGGAATCTGCAGGCGGGGAGATGAGGTCCGTGTGGGCAACATTAAAGTGGGATACGTTACCAGCGGCACGATGACGGCCTACTGCAAATTCGAAGGGAAGGGTGTGATGTCCCGAATCACCTGCGAAGTGGAGAAAAGGGCACTGGGCCTCGCCCTCCTCGACGCGGACATAAGAGACGGCCAGGTCATTCACATCAGGACAAAGACCCGCGTGATTGATGCCAGGGTCGTGAAGCGGAATCTGGGGGCCGAGGCTCCCCCCCACTCGAGACCCATTCTCTTCGAGGAGGTCGAGAGGAAGAAAGTGAGCGAGGAGAGGGAGCTATTCTCTGTGAGGGCCAGGGAGCTGGTGCAGAGGGCCGCGGAGAACACGAGGTGGCGCAGGACACAGTGCATCAACCTGATTCCATCGGAGCAGACGCCTTCGGCTCTGGTTAGAGCACTCACGATAATGGACCCGGAGGGGAGGTACGCGGAGCACAGGCTGGTCAAGGCGCTCGGGAATGTTGAGGTCTACTATTATCAGGGAACGAAATTCATAACCTGGGTCGAGGAAGCGTTTCTGGAGGAGATGAGGAAGTTCCTGAGCTGCTCCGAGGTGGAGGCGCGCGTAATCTCCGGCCAGATGGCCAACGCTGCCGTCTTCAGCGGCATAGTAGACTGGCTGAACAGGGTTGACAGGAAAAGCGAGCCGAAAAGAATTCGCAAGGTAATGAACCACCACATCGGCCGCGGTGGCCACCTTTCCTCCCAGCCGATGGGGGCGCTCAGGGACTACGTCGCTCACGATCCGATGTCGGACAGGCACGCGGTCGTGAACTTCCCAGTTCAGAAGGAAAACCCCTATAAAATAGACCTCGAGGAGACGGCTCGCCTCATGGAGGAGCACAGGCCCCAGCTGATAATTCTGGGAAAGAGCATGGTGCTCCACCCCGAGCCGGTGGTCAAGATGCGCAGGCTCGCCGATAGACTTCCCGAGAGGCCGCTGCTGATGTACGACATGGCTCACGTCCTCGGTCTCGTCGGCCCGTACTTCCAGATGCCCTTCCAGGAGGGCGCGGACATAGTGACCGGCTCCACACACAAGACCTTCTTTGGGACCCAGAGGGGAATCATCTCGAGCAACATGTCCCCGGGGACGCAGTACGAGGAGCTCTGGGAGGCGATTCAGAGAAGAGTGTTCCCGGGCTCGGTCAGCAACCACCACCTCGGGACGCTTCTTGGAAACCTCATGGCCGCCTACGAGCTCAACACCTATGGAAGGGAATACCAGAAGCAGATTCTGGACAACTCGAAGGCCTTTGCCAGGGCCCTGCACGACCACGGCGTTCAGGTGGAGGGCGACCCGTCAGTAGGCTACACCGAGACGCACCAGGTGCTCATAAGGGTGGGCTATGCGAGGGGAGTCGAGATCGCGCACAAGCTGGAGAAGAGCAACATCATCGCCAACTACCAGGCCCTCCCTGACGACGAGGGCTTCACCTCAGCCTCCGGTATCCGGATGGGGGTTCAGGAGATGACGCGCTTCGGTATGAGGGAAGCGGACTTCGAGGAGCTCGCCTCGCTTGTCGCGGACGTTGTGCTGAGGGGCACGGATGTCGGGGAGAAGGCGAGGGCACTCCGCGGGAAGTTCCTTGAGATGAAATTCTGCCTGCCAGAGAGCGAGGCGGCGCCGCTGCTGGAGGAGCTGATGGCGGAGTTCAGATAG
- a CDS encoding Ig-like domain-containing protein translates to MKGGAVSWDEEGLPEAEEVLMVEEEPPDAPPGPSAGAQGGHAGAQRAPLPRSSIDLRKLAAVAVVAVVVIATMAVLLTGRPGTVVTPHPKPPPGVNDTLAAPDVLISEVMPEMAGSSVTPYVEIQVGEGVPDLSGWRLTTYDDGGYRISSTPGTRFRYVLLEFPPGTGLTLDAKDELGLYDSEGRLVDFVRWGGGGGDAVRATWPPASPGPYLRVGESASRIGLTRYDPAAWNSSPPSPREPNILEVEPGGVRQVIWLRSGRHFSPTLSLGSGSVSLPAGRPVSRALLMEAAAHIEYSLKQLRRLGEPFASGNTSRGAPLLEVWVTNGSSYGGVTEASGRVSLMLGPGRAINAYFCARQIACLIQLAKWGAPSEATAFIREGMATAEGLQTAALETYPSAPTVETILSDMRAARLYNPYDNGRDLSRSFIDSWSCSADDMASSWLFYEYLQKRFVESGLGASLSQTMLHSGKDPLAALTSQMGKSLQELFWDYLAWRTQPGFRYPQPVLQSSQDIGSGGAELLITLPPWTAWVARLNSTMPGTAEVNISSDPASIGPLHFIATATRTGVVLFRGTLQPGASSVFAAPGLRVWDELILVAASGERYGGAVCSASYLPPPPSGLQPPDGTWTNKPLPSFEWSPVEGASGYEVQISRDPSFLSLELSGHAQSPPYTPPAPLPDGRHYWRVRGLTAMGTPTEWSQAAELLVDTVPPLASLVLTEPKYRAAPEHIWNISSITRITFTHGSEPLAPETIYFRFSELEEWQRHTGEFALTGADGARSLQWRSEDAAGNVQPVQTLTLNLDNSPPDVELEIGSPKASATPDDITNVSDRTPISIRAADQLSGVGQVSFRIDNGAWTQYREPFSLSGLAEGYHIVSVQATDNLGNAASGSFRLYLDLTPPELSLEGLTEGVVPHGVRQVRASAADRSGVATVSYLVDGSPRYAASSAPFEWRWDTAAESDGTHTVEVRAVDVLGNVAYLFVSVLTDNTPPSTSLSIGSPKHRAQETDRWNVSSRTNLTLTASDDCSGLEASWFVVDGKYIEATELFLRELPDGPHTIIYGSQDRAGNNESGTEMVLVLDNTPPSPSFITPQQNDFVSGVVSISVSEGSGAGDVRNCTFYYSSDGVNWHLIAVDSDGSNGWGVSWSTHSLSNGSYWLRAEMRDMLDNVGVQTINVMVEN, encoded by the coding sequence ATGAAAGGCGGAGCTGTGTCGTGGGATGAGGAGGGTTTGCCTGAGGCCGAGGAGGTTTTAATGGTTGAGGAGGAGCCGCCCGATGCTCCGCCCGGGCCCTCTGCCGGTGCACAGGGCGGCCATGCGGGAGCGCAGAGAGCTCCGCTCCCCCGGTCCTCCATCGACCTAAGAAAGCTCGCGGCAGTAGCGGTCGTGGCGGTTGTCGTCATCGCGACCATGGCCGTCCTCCTGACGGGCAGACCCGGGACCGTCGTCACCCCCCACCCGAAGCCACCGCCGGGCGTGAACGACACCCTAGCCGCCCCCGACGTTCTCATATCGGAGGTCATGCCCGAGATGGCCGGCAGCTCGGTCACCCCCTACGTTGAGATTCAGGTTGGCGAAGGCGTACCAGATTTGAGCGGCTGGAGGCTGACGACGTACGACGATGGGGGTTACAGGATATCCTCGACTCCCGGCACCAGATTCCGCTATGTGCTTCTGGAGTTTCCGCCGGGAACCGGCCTGACGCTCGATGCCAAGGACGAGCTCGGTCTTTACGACAGCGAGGGCCGCCTTGTGGACTTCGTCAGGTGGGGGGGCGGAGGAGGCGATGCTGTCAGGGCGACCTGGCCCCCGGCATCCCCCGGCCCCTATCTGAGGGTGGGGGAATCAGCCTCGAGAATCGGTCTCACCAGATACGACCCCGCTGCTTGGAACTCCTCCCCGCCCAGCCCCCGCGAGCCGAATATCCTCGAGGTTGAGCCGGGGGGAGTGCGGCAGGTGATCTGGCTCAGGAGCGGGAGGCACTTCAGCCCCACACTCTCCCTCGGCTCAGGCTCTGTCTCCCTCCCCGCCGGCCGCCCCGTATCGAGGGCTCTCCTGATGGAGGCGGCGGCCCATATCGAGTATTCGCTGAAGCAGCTCAGGAGGCTCGGGGAGCCCTTCGCTTCCGGCAACACTAGCCGTGGCGCGCCACTCCTCGAAGTTTGGGTAACCAACGGCTCGAGCTATGGCGGAGTGACCGAAGCGAGTGGCAGAGTTTCGCTGATGCTCGGCCCCGGCCGGGCTATCAACGCCTATTTTTGCGCCCGCCAGATAGCGTGCCTAATTCAGCTCGCGAAATGGGGTGCGCCCTCGGAAGCCACAGCATTCATAAGAGAAGGAATGGCAACTGCTGAGGGCCTTCAGACCGCGGCCCTCGAGACCTACCCGTCCGCTCCGACGGTCGAGACCATATTGTCGGACATGCGTGCCGCCCGTCTATACAACCCGTATGATAACGGCCGGGACCTGAGCCGGAGCTTCATTGATTCATGGTCCTGCAGCGCCGATGACATGGCCAGCTCGTGGCTATTCTACGAGTACCTTCAGAAACGCTTCGTAGAGAGCGGCCTCGGTGCATCCCTTTCCCAAACTATGCTCCATTCAGGCAAGGACCCGCTGGCGGCTCTCACAAGCCAGATGGGGAAGAGTTTGCAAGAGCTTTTCTGGGATTACTTGGCGTGGAGAACGCAGCCGGGATTCAGGTACCCCCAGCCTGTCCTCCAGTCGAGCCAGGACATCGGCTCGGGGGGAGCTGAGCTGCTAATCACCCTCCCTCCTTGGACGGCATGGGTGGCGCGCCTAAACTCCACGATGCCCGGGACGGCGGAGGTCAATATCTCCAGCGACCCCGCTTCCATCGGTCCGCTACACTTCATCGCCACCGCGACGAGAACAGGAGTGGTTCTGTTTAGGGGCACCCTCCAGCCAGGCGCATCATCGGTCTTCGCCGCCCCCGGTCTCAGGGTCTGGGACGAGCTCATCCTCGTGGCGGCAAGCGGAGAGCGCTACGGAGGAGCCGTCTGTAGCGCCAGCTATCTGCCTCCACCGCCCTCTGGTCTCCAGCCCCCAGACGGAACCTGGACGAACAAGCCCCTGCCCTCTTTCGAATGGTCTCCTGTGGAAGGAGCGTCAGGCTATGAAGTCCAGATCTCGCGCGATCCATCCTTCCTTTCGCTCGAGCTCTCCGGGCACGCCCAATCGCCGCCCTACACCCCTCCAGCTCCCCTTCCTGATGGAAGGCACTACTGGAGGGTCAGGGGCCTGACCGCGATGGGGACACCGACTGAGTGGTCTCAGGCGGCGGAGCTTCTCGTGGACACGGTTCCCCCTCTCGCCTCGCTCGTCCTCACAGAGCCCAAGTACCGGGCCGCCCCCGAGCACATCTGGAATATATCCTCCATCACCCGCATCACCTTCACTCACGGCTCCGAGCCCCTTGCGCCCGAGACCATTTACTTCCGCTTCTCGGAATTGGAGGAGTGGCAGAGACATACCGGTGAGTTCGCCCTGACTGGTGCCGATGGAGCGAGATCGCTTCAGTGGAGGTCGGAAGACGCCGCCGGCAACGTCCAGCCCGTCCAGACCCTCACGCTTAACCTTGACAATTCCCCGCCTGATGTGGAGCTTGAAATCGGCTCTCCAAAGGCTTCCGCCACTCCAGATGATATAACAAACGTATCAGACCGGACCCCGATTTCCATCCGCGCTGCCGACCAGCTTTCGGGCGTAGGGCAGGTAAGCTTCAGGATAGACAATGGCGCCTGGACCCAGTACCGCGAGCCATTCTCCCTGTCCGGGCTGGCTGAGGGCTACCACATTGTGTCGGTCCAGGCCACCGATAACCTCGGCAACGCGGCCTCTGGCAGCTTCCGCCTGTATCTCGATCTGACGCCGCCCGAGCTCTCTCTCGAGGGGCTCACGGAGGGGGTGGTCCCCCATGGAGTGCGCCAGGTCCGGGCGTCGGCGGCCGACAGGAGCGGCGTGGCCACGGTGAGCTACCTTGTCGACGGTTCCCCCAGATATGCTGCCAGTAGCGCCCCCTTCGAGTGGCGTTGGGACACCGCCGCAGAGAGCGATGGCACGCACACCGTCGAGGTGAGAGCTGTGGACGTGCTCGGCAACGTCGCTTACCTCTTCGTCTCAGTCCTGACCGACAACACCCCGCCCTCCACGAGCCTGAGCATCGGCTCGCCGAAGCACAGGGCGCAGGAGACCGACAGGTGGAACGTGAGCTCAAGAACAAACCTCACCCTAACGGCCTCGGATGATTGCTCTGGTCTCGAGGCTTCCTGGTTCGTAGTCGACGGGAAGTATATAGAAGCCACAGAGCTCTTCCTAAGAGAGCTCCCCGACGGCCCCCATACTATAATATACGGTAGCCAGGATAGGGCGGGGAATAACGAGAGCGGGACCGAAATGGTACTAGTCCTCGACAACACGCCCCCCTCTCCCTCGTTCATCACCCCCCAGCAGAATGACTTCGTCTCGGGTGTCGTGAGCATCTCGGTCAGCGAGGGCTCTGGGGCCGGGGATGTGAGGAACTGCACATTCTACTACTCCAGCGACGGCGTCAACTGGCACCTGATAGCGGTGGACAGCGACGGCTCCAATGGATGGGGGGTGAGCTGGTCCACCCACTCCCTCAGCAACGGCTCCTACTGGCTCAGGGCAGAGATGAGGGACATGCTCGACAACGTCGGCGTTCAGACCATAAATGTTATGGTGGAGAATTAA
- the galT gene encoding galactose-1-phosphate uridylyltransferase, translating to MPELRKDYITHGWVVLSSERGARHVELKTSPATPDTPDEKCPFCPGREQQTPPEILAYRSPGTQPNSPGWWIRVVPNKFPALKIEGEVNHKVNHLFNRMNGVGAHEVLIETPEHCASIATLPEHQVNEIVCAYKDRYNDLTKDRRLKYIMIFKNQGREAGASLPHPHSQIIATPMIPRRIMDELEGARNYYFSTGGSCIYDDIVKHELEEKERVVLETDAFVAICPYAPRFPYETWILPKSHDPIFEDVGDEERGKLGYILKWVLRAMHDRLNDPPYNYYIHTAPSDRNDYRFYHWHLEIMPRLSQAAGFERGTGFYINPVTPEEAAALLRQGPA from the coding sequence ATGCCCGAGCTGAGGAAGGACTACATCACGCACGGCTGGGTGGTTCTCTCGAGCGAGAGGGGCGCGAGGCACGTCGAACTGAAGACGAGCCCGGCGACACCCGATACTCCCGATGAAAAATGCCCCTTTTGCCCCGGCAGGGAGCAACAGACCCCCCCTGAGATTCTCGCCTACCGCTCGCCGGGGACGCAGCCTAACTCGCCCGGCTGGTGGATTCGGGTGGTTCCGAACAAGTTCCCCGCGCTGAAGATAGAGGGAGAAGTAAATCACAAGGTAAATCATCTTTTCAACAGAATGAATGGTGTGGGTGCGCACGAGGTTTTAATTGAGACGCCGGAGCACTGCGCCTCCATCGCTACCCTACCAGAGCACCAGGTCAACGAAATCGTCTGCGCCTACAAGGACCGCTACAACGACCTGACGAAGGACAGAAGGCTGAAGTACATCATGATATTCAAGAACCAGGGAAGGGAGGCCGGGGCCTCCCTCCCCCATCCCCACTCCCAGATAATTGCCACGCCAATGATACCGCGCAGAATAATGGACGAGCTCGAGGGAGCGAGAAACTACTACTTCTCGACCGGCGGCAGCTGCATCTACGACGACATCGTGAAACACGAGCTCGAGGAGAAGGAGCGCGTTGTTTTGGAGACAGACGCTTTTGTTGCGATATGCCCCTACGCCCCCAGATTCCCTTATGAGACTTGGATTCTGCCGAAAAGCCACGATCCGATATTCGAGGATGTTGGGGACGAGGAGAGGGGGAAGCTAGGGTATATTTTGAAGTGGGTGCTGAGAGCGATGCACGACCGTCTCAACGACCCGCCCTACAACTACTATATCCACACCGCGCCATCCGACAGGAACGATTATAGGTTCTACCATTGGCATCTAGAAATTATGCCTAGGCTCTCGCAGGCCGCAGGCTTCGAGAGGGGGACGGGCTTCTATATAAACCCCGTGACACCGGAGGAGGCCGCTGCGCTACTTAGGCAGGGACCGGCGTGA
- a CDS encoding winged helix-turn-helix domain-containing protein translates to MAEEVVNIETTFGVNAGKVWNALNKIGTATPRMIQNETKLTSDEVHGALGWLAREGKITQIRDGKLVKFRLVDAPKP, encoded by the coding sequence ATGGCTGAGGAAGTGGTGAATATAGAGACCACATTCGGTGTGAACGCGGGCAAGGTCTGGAACGCACTCAACAAAATCGGGACCGCAACGCCCAGAATGATTCAGAACGAGACAAAGCTGACGTCTGACGAGGTTCACGGGGCGCTCGGCTGGCTGGCGCGTGAGGGCAAAATCACCCAGATAAGGGACGGGAAGCTGGTCAAGTTCAGGCTCGTGGATGCGCCGAAGCCTTAG
- the glgA gene encoding glycogen synthase GlgA produces MQRRGRSGEGRGTGLKVLFVSPEIHPLAKTGGLADVAGSLPLALKELGCDVRVVMPRYRAVRASLDYVADFAVPMGRGIVETAVVKEARLEQGVPAYLIECYRYFDRPSLYGYPDDAERFGFFCRAVLEALDKVEWEPAIIHCHDWQSALIPAYLKLFYKKEGRHSSVRTVFTIHNIEYQGRFGPEAMDALGLPWELFNPDGIEFYGSVNLMKAGILFSDIVNTVSESYAREIQTPEFGGGLDGFLRAHSRKLRGILNGLDYNLWDPERDAALTQRFGLRSVGLRARNKIALQRELALPEAPDAFLLGFVSRLTVQKGLDILAPAIPRILVPGTQMVALGTGDEGYMSMMKALAEEYPDNLRVVLDFDDRLARRIYASCDAFLMPSKYEPCGLGQMISLRYGAIPIVRRTGGLADTVIDASRPDGNGFVFDDYTPAAFVEAVERARTLFRDPDRWRALVLRGMAADFSWRASARRYLEVYEEAMGRVE; encoded by the coding sequence ATGCAGCGACGCGGCAGGAGCGGCGAGGGCAGAGGGACAGGGTTGAAGGTTCTCTTCGTCTCGCCCGAGATTCACCCCCTGGCCAAGACCGGCGGTCTCGCGGACGTTGCAGGGAGCCTACCTTTAGCCCTGAAGGAGCTGGGATGCGACGTTCGGGTGGTGATGCCCCGCTACAGAGCCGTAAGGGCCTCTCTGGACTATGTCGCTGACTTCGCAGTGCCTATGGGGAGGGGTATTGTCGAGACCGCTGTCGTGAAGGAAGCGCGGCTGGAGCAAGGTGTCCCCGCGTATTTGATAGAGTGCTATCGCTACTTCGACAGACCCTCGCTCTATGGATATCCGGACGACGCGGAGAGGTTCGGGTTCTTCTGCAGGGCCGTGCTTGAAGCACTCGATAAAGTGGAGTGGGAGCCCGCCATCATCCATTGTCACGACTGGCAGAGCGCGCTGATTCCTGCTTATCTGAAGCTCTTCTACAAAAAGGAGGGGAGGCACTCGAGCGTTAGGACGGTATTCACCATCCACAACATCGAGTACCAGGGGCGCTTTGGCCCGGAGGCCATGGATGCGCTTGGCCTTCCATGGGAACTCTTCAACCCCGACGGGATTGAGTTCTATGGCTCCGTCAACCTGATGAAGGCCGGCATCCTCTTCTCGGACATTGTGAACACGGTGAGCGAGAGCTACGCCCGTGAGATTCAGACGCCAGAGTTTGGAGGAGGGCTGGACGGGTTTTTGCGCGCCCACTCGCGCAAGCTCAGAGGTATCTTAAATGGCCTGGACTATAACCTCTGGGACCCGGAGAGGGACGCGGCGCTGACGCAGCGCTTCGGGCTCAGGTCCGTTGGGCTCAGGGCCCGGAACAAGATAGCGCTCCAGAGGGAGCTCGCCCTCCCCGAGGCGCCAGATGCATTCCTTCTCGGTTTCGTCTCCCGGCTCACAGTCCAGAAAGGTTTGGACATCTTGGCCCCCGCCATCCCCCGAATTCTGGTGCCGGGGACACAGATGGTCGCGCTAGGGACCGGGGACGAGGGTTATATGTCCATGATGAAAGCGCTTGCCGAGGAGTACCCCGACAACCTGCGGGTGGTGCTGGACTTCGACGACCGACTCGCAAGACGGATATACGCAAGCTGTGACGCGTTCTTGATGCCTTCCAAGTACGAGCCATGCGGCCTAGGCCAGATGATTAGCCTGAGGTACGGCGCGATTCCGATAGTGCGTCGGACGGGTGGTCTCGCGGACACCGTCATCGATGCCTCCAGGCCCGATGGGAACGGATTCGTTTTCGACGACTACACCCCCGCAGCTTTCGTGGAGGCCGTGGAGAGAGCCCGAACTCTCTTCCGGGATCCCGACCGCTGGAGGGCCCTAGTCCTCAGGGGAATGGCCGCGGACTTCTCCTGGAGGGCCTCGGCGCGGAGGTATCTGGAGGTCTACGAGGAGGCGATGGGGCGGGTCGAATGA
- a CDS encoding DUF296 domain-containing protein, with the protein MQTITRAWGRGMHFGKEANVYVIKLDDGEEVHSTLERLFAQQTIKSGVFLGGVGMLTDLKLGYYDGRDYVTRELSEPHELVKLSGSTAWVNGKPHLHLHAAVANKEHQLLGGHLVSAKAHYLNEIYLLRLVDIELTRKKSEKSGLMELIIQKASETKPVLGHVARQRSGSLELDLD; encoded by the coding sequence GTGCAAACCATCACTCGGGCGTGGGGAAGGGGCATGCACTTCGGGAAGGAGGCGAATGTGTACGTCATCAAACTCGATGACGGCGAGGAGGTCCATTCCACCCTCGAGCGGCTCTTTGCCCAGCAAACGATAAAGTCGGGGGTTTTTCTGGGCGGGGTTGGGATGCTGACGGACCTGAAACTCGGTTATTACGATGGGAGGGATTATGTGACGAGGGAGCTCTCGGAGCCCCACGAGCTCGTCAAACTCTCCGGTTCTACCGCGTGGGTCAACGGCAAGCCACATCTCCATCTCCACGCCGCCGTCGCCAACAAGGAGCACCAGCTCCTGGGGGGTCATTTGGTCTCTGCGAAGGCGCACTACCTCAACGAGATATACCTCCTCAGGCTCGTGGACATCGAGCTGACTAGGAAGAAGAGCGAGAAGAGCGGTCTCATGGAGCTGATTATACAGAAGGCAAGCGAAACGAAGCCGGTTCTGGGCCACGTGGCCAGACAGAGGAGCGGCTCCCTTGAACTCGACCTCGACTGA
- a CDS encoding alpha/beta fold hydrolase — translation MKKARCRVCGAAVRPARLERHMRFAHPGASPEMGRASRCAERRKGARLALSEGRSGRSRLLRFRPLILATVGVLMVGLVAMLLARVYGPKPGEGEEEVENADPNTVNVQFRTDDGFELKGTYYRTGSSAPLVILVHGLNEDRKAYNSFIPQLRSSGFNVLAFDSRGHGQSLYQNGRRRPWTDESGLGFTEDDFRAMPLDIAAAEQYALASFESAPLVAIVGASIGANEALHFAASREIPELRALVLLSPGRDYRGLESGPPAQNLSERGTVAIFFAASQGDSSSSICALELHAGFKGRREIDIQPGSAHGTGLLSNAELCNKLLAFLKENL, via the coding sequence ATGAAGAAAGCGCGTTGCAGGGTCTGTGGTGCGGCGGTGAGGCCGGCGAGGCTGGAGAGGCACATGAGATTCGCCCACCCCGGGGCAAGCCCGGAGATGGGCCGGGCTTCTCGCTGCGCGGAGAGGCGGAAGGGCGCCCGGCTTGCGCTCTCCGAGGGACGCAGTGGTCGCTCCCGTCTCTTACGCTTCCGCCCACTTATCCTAGCCACCGTTGGAGTCCTTATGGTCGGGCTCGTCGCGATGCTCCTGGCCCGCGTCTATGGCCCCAAACCAGGCGAGGGGGAAGAAGAGGTCGAGAACGCCGACCCGAACACGGTCAATGTCCAATTCAGGACCGACGATGGTTTCGAACTAAAGGGGACTTACTATCGCACGGGCTCCTCCGCGCCTCTAGTGATTCTCGTACACGGGCTGAATGAGGACCGCAAGGCATATAACTCTTTCATACCCCAGCTCCGCTCCAGCGGCTTCAATGTGCTTGCGTTCGACTCCCGGGGCCACGGCCAGAGCCTATACCAGAACGGGAGGAGGAGGCCGTGGACCGATGAATCGGGACTGGGCTTCACCGAGGATGACTTCAGGGCCATGCCCCTCGACATCGCCGCCGCGGAGCAGTACGCTCTGGCGTCGTTCGAGAGCGCGCCACTGGTTGCGATTGTCGGGGCGAGCATCGGGGCCAATGAGGCACTCCATTTCGCTGCGTCGCGGGAAATTCCCGAGCTCAGGGCGCTCGTACTACTCTCACCTGGACGTGATTATCGGGGTCTGGAGAGTGGCCCGCCTGCCCAGAATCTCAGCGAGCGGGGAACCGTGGCGATATTCTTCGCCGCCAGCCAGGGGGACTCCTCCTCGTCCATATGCGCACTAGAACTGCACGCAGGTTTCAAGGGGCGCCGGGAAATCGACATCCAGCCCGGAAGCGCCCACGGAACCGGACTGCTCTCCAACGCGGAACTCTGTAACAAATTGCTTGCCTTCCTCAAGGAGAACCTCTGA